A window of Aptenodytes patagonicus chromosome 1, bAptPat1.pri.cur, whole genome shotgun sequence genomic DNA:
TTTTAGAACAACTTTCCTGTCAAAATGTGTTTAACTTATTTGTACTTAATATTTCTGAATAGTTTTATGCTATGCCTCTACTGCTCtttatcaaaaataaatttcttagaGATGCTCAGtgcttcatttaaaaatggaaaccttGCAATGGGATTAAAAATCAGACCAAATGGATAAGGTAGGAGCCGATTTATGAAGTACGAAGCTAGTTATTTTGtcaataagaaattaaaaagaagactTAACTAATGATTTTGCAAACACATGCTTGAATAAGTGCTCTTActcatttaaatttgttttttgcTCTGGGCAAAGCTTAATTGCCATATGCATATACAGCAATGGAATGCTATTAATTTTCATATGCATAAATACTATGTATTGGAATAACTAATAATCATCCTGATAAATGTTTTAGTTTCAATAGATTTTACAAAGATTGTGATGTGGAATGAAACTTCAGAAATAAGGTATTACTTCAGCAGTTTGCTTGAACCAGAAGCATTTCTTGAATGTGGTTTTACTGGTTAAAAGTATTATAATAGCTATTTTTGGTATATACTACGTAGTTATGCTTGTGCTTTTTTCTGATCATTGCTACTTTAAATTTGGATTCAGTGCTTAGGTGCGTACTGGCAACACTGAAATCACATAGTACGCTGCAAAGTATAGTATTTGGTAATGCTTTTTTGTACGTCTGTTTCCGTTTGAATGATGGGAGTCAAGTAGATTGTTCTGGGGAATTGCTTTAATTGCTGGAAATTTCTAGTGAGTTAATTTggttgtatatatttatatggtTTTGTGTTTGATACACGTAGCTTTgaatacacattttctttaaataatcaaAATGACAGCAAACTGTCAGGTATCATGGCTGGAAAATCCAGTATTGACTGTTTTTTAATTCAATGTAGATGAAAATTTCTGAGTAAGGCAACTTTTACTGTAGTcctggcctcttttttttttagctaatttACTGTATGCACAGAAAATCCATAACTTAATAAAAATCACCTGAGTGTTCTCTAATGACTTATTGTCATTATATATTTCAGTGCATCTGTTGGAACCTGGTGATCCTCCGTTATTACAGCAGCCTCTGCAAACATCAAAATCCGGTATTCAACAAATCATTGAGTGTTTTCGATCAGGTATGAAACTATGTCTGACTCTTAAGAAGTTCATTACCTTGTTAAGTGATGTATATTTACTATATTAAAATAACGAACACCTGACTTTCTGCATATTTGCAAACTGTTTGTAGGTTTTTGGAATTAGGTGCTGTTCCTTTTAATAAGGGTTTTCATATAAAGTAGCGAAGATACAGCTCCTGCTGTATAGTTAtctttcaaaaacattaaaaattagttTGTTGTTCTTCTTTGTGTCATCCCTCCTGCTGTTATTAATGAGTTTATCCTAAAACTCCTGAGGTGAAGAGAAAATTTAATGCCTACCTTGAATTTTTTAGAATTGCTTTATCATGTTACTTTTAAGGTGTTCCTTGATTGTTTTTGGGACTTGCAATATATAGCAATGAACCTAAGAATAACAACTGAGCATTTGGGTGAGCATGCCAGAGATGATTGAAACCTTTAATGTTTTCTAGCTGTTTCTACGCTTCTGAtatggcaaaccaaacattttatttttgcaatcCTTGGTGCAAGAACACAGCAGTTATTACAGAAATTAAAGCGATGTCTTTAATGCTACTATCTATATGTTTCTAGATTTTTCCACATAGAGCTGTTACATACATGAAATGTTTCATGTGTAAATCATCGCTGCTATGTAATGGGATGCATGTTTGGCCTGAGTTTTGTAAAAGGGCACAATATTTAAGTTCTCCACTAGCGTTTCAACAACTtaatacaagaagaaaaactgGATGTAAGAGTCGTCATTAGtaaccttttttattttggttGAGATTGCTTAAGGCCTCAGATATGCATGGCAGGCTTCTTTCGCTTGAAGCAGATTAATGGAATCTCTACTGGTAATAGCATGAACTAGTTGCAAGTACTCTTCTCTCTGGGCTACTTCCAGATTGTCCTCACTGGCAGGTGTTAAACTGATAGCTTACCTTGACATCTTCAGTCATCTGCACCAGGGAAGCTGGACAGAAGTCAAAAGGACTTAGACCAAGATTTTACTGGTTAGTTTTGAGCAAGCAATATTTCAGTATGGAAAGAAACTATTTTGATTCTTGTGGTAAAGAAATAGAGATTAAAGCCAGCATATTGTCCATAACTATTTAAGCGGTTTTAGCAGAAACTTCTGTCATCCAAAGCATTAAGAATAACAGATGAATttgaatctgaattttttttctaaaaatgaaattgtttgcTAAAGGCATAAATATTGGTATTTCTGCCAGTGAAGTATATGTAATAACCAATGTTCTGTACTGATTTCTTGTGACTATGATGTTATTCTAGTGtcaacatttacaaatattaacAGAATTTGACAAAGTATCACCTGTCCCAATTAGATGTAACTGCAAAATAGAGAAGGCTTCAGTAAGCTGGAGGCGGCATATGCTGGCAGAAGACTGACTGCTTGTTGCCACAATCTGCAGTTGGTGAAGAATATggagatgattattttttttctctgcctgctgtGTCCACAAAACCAGTGGATGTTTTAAATTTACTTGTTGTTTCCAGAAGTCCCTAAAGGTCTACAGTTTAATTCAAAAGgaccaattatttttttactcCCACCAGTGAAAAGCTTCATAGTTGCATAAGGATGGTTTGAAGCCAGGGTGACTACCGTGTCATCTAGTTTGACCTCCAGTATGTCATAAATCCTTTAATCTCGCCCAGTAATTCTTAAGCCAAATAATTTGGATtagacaaaaacatttcagtccTGAGCAGAAAGAGACTGAAATATCAGTATAACAGGAGAGAGAATGAGGGACTTGTGTGTCCCTTGATTGGGAAATAGTGGagaattagattaatttttttttgtttgtttgggagaGGGGTTTGTGGCTAGGGCAGGCATCAACGGCATGGCCAAATTTTGGTTTATTGTGTGCTATCACCAAATTGGAGGCCTTTTGTTTGAGTCATCGTTTGGTAACTTACTGGAATTTTATCTACACGGAGCATCTTCAGTTTTGTTCAGctaggtttttttcagtggttttctttATATGCAGAATTTCAAACAGTGGTTGGTGAGATCCGAGTAAACAACTTGCTTTTGAGGGAGCTCTGTACAATTTTTAAATTTGGGGTTTTCACTAAATCTAAATATTTGTCCAGTAGTCCGTTTGTAAAAATACAAGTCAGATGAAGGTGAGGTTAGTAACACTTGAAGAAAGAGCAGTGAGAGGAAGAGACAAGAGGCTAGGGCTGTGGCCCAGGAAAGGCATAGGAGGGGACAGAAACTGGACGGTAGCCTCAGATAGTCAAGTTTGGGTCCCATTTTTAAGCAATGGTTGAAGAAGGAGACGACACCGTGCTTTGCTAAAACTCGGTTGTAAAAAATTTTGTAGTACTGCTATTACACCAAGAAATGAAAAGTTGTCTTGGTAAGGCCCATTCATACTGAAGAATTATTAGTTATTATGAAATTACTAATATTTGAAAGAGTTGCGTTTAGGAAATAGTTCTGCAGTGTGACTCTGGGTTTGATCTTTAAAAGGAATTCTTAAAAGAAGTGTCTGTGATGATGGAAAACTTGAACTTCTATTTCAGCTTGAAGACTGTCTTGATGCTGTTTCATAGTTGTCTGATATTACTTATTCTTGGTCCAGTTTCATTATATTCTTGCTTGTTGGACTAATTTTGAttgattttgattaattttgatttattccattataagaaaaaaatcaagatagaGAAATTAGCTGAATTTGGTTAGCTAGTGTTTCTTTCTAATTTGGAGTTGGGTAAGTATTAATCATTTAGTAATCCATTGCTAATTGTAGGCATTACGTTCATAATTTTCGTGAGATGAGAAATGAAGGAGTGGGTTTGAAGTGTAACTTAAACTAAAGGTTTCACAGTTTAAGTAAGGCAGAAGCTGGAATACATCAACAATGCTAGATCAAACTgtgtctggtttggttttttttttaatatacaatgtATAATAGTCTGGAAAACTTgcatattttaatagaaaattttcTGActtaaattatatgtattttcctttcagcagGCTGAAAATATGTCTGCAGTACTACTTTCTTGCCTAAGCATCATCATCTTGATCTTGGGTCAGATACCTAGATGTAGTAACATTTCTTGACCTGTTAATTATGCTCTTTGTTTTATTGTATGCTCTAGTTTTTTGCCTTACTGGGTGCTGTTTTTACATGAAATAGCTGTATATGTCTTGTTTTCTTATCACTGTTGGAtaagcttaaagaaaaaatactgcaggCTTCTTTAAATGCTGTAGGTGCTTATTCTTTCCTGTTGGGCAATTGTATTGCAGCAATCAGATACTGTAGTATGGACTCCGTCCTAAAGTTAGCTGTTTTTATCGTAAATCATCGCAGTTTCCCTGTAAACTGTAATGTGCGTAATCTTtgacttctactttttttttcaaactagtCTTGTTTTCATAGTGAAACTTGGAGTATGTATCATAAACTTACAGTTCAATGAAGTAGTGTTAACACAAGATAAAATGCTGTTATAATTGCcgtgttttaaaatgtttccactTTCATGGGATGATGTGAATTtaaaagatgaacagaaaacCTTCCTTAAGTGTAACGTTTCTTTTATTACAGGAACTAAACAACTTAAACATATCTTGTTAAAAGATGTGGACACCATTTTTGAGTGTAAGTTGTGCCGGAGTCTCTTCAGAGGATTACCAAATTTAATTACTCATAAAAAATTTTATTGTCCTCCAAGTCTCCAGATGGATGATAGTAAGTCTTActaactgaaatatttaataaagctATCTGAAGTTGAGAAACTTATCTTTCTGTACCATTTATACAAACACACCAGAAACAAAATGCACAAAAAGAAGTGGAATTAAATCTCAATAGTAACATATGTAGATCACTTTTATGGTAGTAAAGAAGCTGCAGCACTGACTTAATATGCATTAACAACTGAGGCCCATGTCAACGTCATAATTTGATAGCTAGTTTATACGTCCGGCCTTTCAATGAAAAGTGTCACTGTTAACActttttattccttcttcccctttttgTTTCCTGGCTTTCCCTCTTTACTGTGAAAGATAGCGAAAAGTATGCCAAAGGACTGGGACATGAATCTCATAGAAAAGTGTGGATCTAACAAGGCTTTTCAGTTTTAGATCGGCATAGCTCTGATGGACTTCAGCTGGATCCTGTAAAGTGGCTTGGATCAATATCCATAATTTTCCCCTGTACTTGGGAAGTGTTCAGTGTCATGGACGCAATCCTTCAGTCTTACTCATTATGAAACACAGACTAAAAGTTCACCCTTTTCTTTAAGGACCTGTGCTTCAATAATACTAGCTCCCACCGCATCATCTCACCTTACGCTGCTTTAAGATATTCCATGTGATCATGCCTAGCCCACCACCTTTGTTGTAGAAATTAAactttattattaaaagaaagtaacttaaataatgaggaaaaaataaagaagtatatttttatggaaaaagaaatttattaaAGTCTCATTCCAGTGATGACTTTTTGTTGATCTGAGTAAAGCTGAATAATTTGAAAATGTGCCAGCattcaaaaatgttttgtaaagctTTCTAACTATCTTGATCTCTTGACTAGATCAACATAGGTgcaatgaagatttttctttcctgattaatGCCTTCCTGTCTCAATATTTCAAAAATTAGGAACGGACAAATTTATGCAGGCGATTCTTTTCCCACGTTGTGTCAGCTCATGTTGTGAAAGAGAAGGTGAAAAGACTAATACTGTCACTTTCCTTAAATGAGTGTGCTTGGCCGGTTGCAGAGAGTCACAGAGCTTCTCTGTGAAAAGGGATGagttgtattttcaaagcaaggTTAGAAGTGCGTCTGACTTAGATGCAAAAGTTTATAAGCAAAATAAGATTACCCTGAGTAAAGACTTCCCATTCAGCTCCTGACTTTCTAGCCTTCATTTAATTCGCTGGTTAGCTTTCATATTTCACTGTTCACTAGGAGGGGTGCAAATGAAGAGAATAATACTACATGTTCTGAATAAAACTATATAAGtacttatattttatataaaatatatgatgATTATTGAATAAAGTGGGaggtttttttcaataaataaaattaaaagatacTGAATGAGAGGTAGAATAAAAGTTCAGCATCCCAATGGTGAAAAATTCCAAAGACTATTCCCTGATGACTTTTTTGAGATGTATTCTGTTAGTGTAGTCATTAAGTAGTCTGAAAAGGTGCTATAAAATAGGAAGGACTTTTTACCCGTGATAAAAATTATATAGATAGTCCCATTTGAAACTGACTGCAAAAGGTGTTAAAAATTCAGTGTTAAAAGATGGGTTCTGAGCAGCAAAATAGCATATATCTTGTACTGACACTCTTTTCATGTATTGTTGGCAGTGTGGAAGAACAACCCTGACTAAGTGTGGGTTTTTAATTAGCTGTTACCAGGAATCTCATCTTCAAATCATTGTGGATAATTTTGAACTGTATCGTCTCAGAGCCTCACCTTTTTGCTGTAGCACCTTGGCTTCTTAGTTACACCAGTGTAGATGCTTAGCGTATCATGCTGGGAACTAGTTCACTGAACTAATTTGGCATTTAAAAACAGGATATTACTGAGGCCTGTAAAATCATGAATGACATGAAGGTAAATGGGAGcaatcctttatttttcttttttttcataatacaaaAACTGTGGGGTATCCAGCAAAATTACCAGACAGTAAAATTATCAGTATTtctggtaaaacaaacaaaaaaccactgcTAAACGTTGTGGTAGCCAAGAATAGAAATGCTTCAAAAGCATTTGAATAAACTTTTTGGAATCTAGGTGTATTAAAACAGTACTTTAAAGGCAAACTTCAGCTTGAGAAGTTTACTGGCATCAGACAAACAAGGAGAATCCCTGTatccttctttcttgctttttaagtCTGCTCCAACTCATTATCAGGGCAGAACACAGGATGAACCTTTGGTGAACCTCAGTGAAgttattctttcttaaaataacttctttgGCTCAGTTTTTACTGTTTTGAGAAATTAGTACAATTTTTTTCCCGTGAATAATACaggctttttctgtctttaacatTTACTATCTTACCGTATCACTGAGCCTATTAACTGCTTTGGTATTACTAAAAGCTTTCCCTGTCCTGGAAGTTAAGTTCTCTCTTGTCTACTTACATCTTCGTGCAGTGCTCAGGTTACACAGACGTTTCATTCTTTCTTAAGGACCATTCAGAATTCACAGAGAAGAGCTCATTTCCAGAATTAGGTTCCTTTATTGAGAATGCCTATTTCCAGCAATAGGAAAATCAGTTTCTAATGATACTTCAGGCTTAGTTGCGCACCTGCAGAGCAAGCTCAGTTGTATGACGTTATTTTTGCAATTGATACAGATTTTGAAAGATCAGTTTAATTCCAGGCAAACTAATTTTTAGTTTAGGTGGCTTTTACATTAGCATGCTAGAAGGGTGTACCTCCAATATtggcttttaataaaaaagtaactCGTACTGATGTGATAACAATGATTACTCAAAGCCTCTAAGTATAAATGGTCAGAAGAATAGTACAAATACAGGATTTGTGCAAATTTGGTGACTGAATTGACACAGTGGTTAAAAGATACTTTGAGATTTAAATAACTTGAAATTaccaaatcattaaaaaaaaatctttgcctctTTTCACAGACCTCCCGGATATAAATGATAAACAGAGTCAAGCCATAAATGACCTCCTGGAAGCAATCTATCCAAGGGTAGATAAGCAAGAATATGTAATTAAATTGGAACCTATAGAAACTAATCAGAATGCTGTATTTCAATATGTATCAAGGACTGATAGCCCAGATGAGAACGTGGAAAGTAGTAGTACCCCTGATCAAGCTCCAGTACAGATACAGGAACCCAGCATTGAGCAACCCAAGACTCTTTCAGCTccagccccagtcccagctggGGAGACTGTAGAATTACCTCCTGCTGATCCTGTTACAAACAAGGTGATACCTACTCCTGAAGAGCAGCCTCCAGCAGTAAATCCTGAGTTGGACTCTCTGGATAATTCTGATTTTGGCCACCAGTTAATATGTTGCCTTTGTAGGAAAGAATTTCATTCCCGACGCAGTGTGCGCCGGCACATTCGAAAAGTGCacaaaaaaaagatggaagagcTAAAGAAGTacatagaaacaaaaaagaaaccaaatcaGTGCTCCGCGAAAGGACGAAATAAGAATGTTCTTGTAACATTAGGTAGAAGTTGTCCTGTATGTTATAAATCATTTGCTACAAAAGCCAATGTAAGGAGGCATTTTGATGAAGTTCATAGAGGATTAAGAAGGGATTCCATTACTCCTGATATAGCTACAAAGCCTGGGCAACCTTTGTTCTTGGATACAGTTTCTGCTAAAAAATCTTTTAAGACCCGAAAACAAAAGTCGTCTTCAAAGGCTGAATACAATTTAACTGCATGCAAGTGCCTTCTGTGCAAGAGAAAATATAGTTCACAAATAATGCTGAAAAGGCACATGCAAATTGTTCACAAGATAACTCTTTCTGGAAAGAACTCTAAAAGAGAGAAAGGACCCAACAATACTGCCAATggcacagaaataaaagtaaaagtTGAACCAGCAGATTCTGTAGAACCTTCACCCCCTTCCATTGCCCTTTCTCCACAGAATGAATTAAAGGGAACAAATCattcaaatgagaaaaagagCACACCgtcagcacagaaaaataaagttaaacagGACCCTGAAAACCCTAAATCAACTTCTAAATCAACCACTAAATCAACCTGTAAATCAACCACTAAATCAACCTCTAAATCAACCAATACATCTGCTGCAGGTGGCCAGCAAAAAACCAGGAAGCCAAAACTTTCAGCTGGCTTTGACTTCAAGCAGCTTTACTGTAAACTCTGTAAACGCCAATTTACTTCTAAACAGAACTTGACAAAACACATTGAATTACACACAGATGGAAATAACATTTATGTTAAATACTACAGGTGTCCACTCTGCTCTTACGAAACACGACGCAAACGTGATGTGATAAGGCATATAACTGTAGTTCATAAAAAGTCACCACGCTACCTTGGGAAAATAACTGCAAGTTTAGAAATTAGAGCAATAAAAAAGCCAATTGATCTTGTTCTAAATAAGGTGACAAAAAGGGGCCCTCAGAGGGATGAAACAAAACAGATTGGTTCAAAACAGGATGTCACCTCTAATTCTCCCAATAAAAAGTATGAAGGAGCTGACGTTGGCATTGAagtaaaagtaacaaaaaacTTTTCTCTGCACCGATGCAGTAAGTGTGGGAAAGCATTTGCCAGGAAAGCTTTTCTAGAACATCAtaagaaaacccacaaagcaaATGTATCTCATTcacctgaagaaaataaaaccaaaggcaGAAGCACAAGATCTAAAGCTGTTGTctggtgaggaaaaagaaaaaatgttttgtctttttttttttttaaaaaaaacaaaacaaacccactgcctttcttttgctgttgttgaTTTATTGCTGAAAACATACTTTTCCATAGATTTTTATGGATTAGCGGCTAAGTTAGATGTGAAatttgtttgttaaattttgtttttagtGTTTTGGAAAAGAGTTAATTTCTAAATTTGTCACTGTAGGGAAGTTGGAATAGAATATAGATTATACTGAGTCAACTCTTTAAATTGTCTTAAGACATCTATTGTAATCAAGCTAATATACTTACATTtctaaaatagtaattttttaaatttaacaatacttttgtttggtttgaatAACTTAACCTGTTAATTAACTTCTCTGTGACCCAGCTGAAGAAGTACTAAAAGTACTACAGTAAAAGCTGTTGACAGAAAAAATCTCTATGAACTTATTGGAATTAtcagttgtgcttttttttttttcattttttgtttttgttaattttaatgtGTATTGCCTATGCCCTGTCAGCAAAAGGACATAGAACAGTTTTTTGGAATGTAATTTGGATGCTTAATTGCTTTGGTTTAAAATCAGTATGAGTTAGGTGCCTACAAACACCTTTAAAATCATCAAATTTAGGATTTGATTCTTTTAATGCTTATTTATGTAAGCACGGGTTTGGAGACTTCTGGTCATTTATTTTCTCAAGTGTTCGAGTCTCGTcaagaatttttgttttaagcCTAAATATATGTAGAAGTCTGCCCAAGAATTTTCTAAACTTCTGCTTATATGGTACTCTGGGAATTTTTTTACACTTGGAGGGGTTGTATTCGTAGTTTCTCAGTTTTCCATAGCCTTCATGTTAAAGATGGCCTATTTTTAAAAGgaccttttaaaaaaggaaataacgtATGTATGCGGTCAGTTTGTATTTCAGAATGACCGACTGATGCCTGAAGGTTGGGGGATTGTACAAATGGTTGTAATGAAGAGAGACAGTAGCGATATCTATAAGAGTTTTTAACATCCTTATTCAGAATTATCTTAGTAGCATATTTGgtgaaaagaaaaccaagtatATGTGCCTTGTTCTATGTTTCCACTCTGAAATGCTATTTCCCAGGAGGTAATTTGATTTGAGTTCAGCTTTTGTAGTGCATTGCCACCCAGCTATGTTAAGTTGTAATGTGGTGCTTTTGTGACTTCGTAACAAATCCTGGCTAAGTGGGGCAGAACTTCAAAAATGAACTGAGCTGGACCCTGAATTATGCTGAATTTGAGAGGAGGAGTGACTTCTGCATTTTGATCAAGAATTAAAAATTTAGCCTTAGAAATTATTTATGTTGtgtaatttaaaacagaattatatgGGTAAACTGAAAGTATTAATTTATTCCCATTTCTCCTCAGATAGGTTCAAGTGATGTTCGGAAAGTTTGGAGttcatttgaatgaaaaagaCTTTAGTTTGTTGTTGGAACCGCTAATATCTTGATAATGGTACTATaaggaggaaatattttcataagcTGTTGTTTTCTTACTAAATTAATAACCATCCTGACTGCTTGTAGGACAGTGCCTCCTCCCAAAACACCGAAGTAGTTGAAATGCACATGTGCTTCTAAATTAGCAGTTATCTCTATGCAGTTGAGGTTTGACAAAGTATAGAACgaactttctgaaattaaaaaagtacAGAGGCAAGTTAATGAACAGCAGCTTTGGAAGAAGATTTTGTTCCTCGTTTAGGAAATCATCTTCAGAGAGCTCATCGTGCATACTGGTCCTCCCTGGTAGTGCTAATTGATGAACAGCTCTAACTTTTTTGTGATATCCTACTTTGGCAAATGTTGTGTTATATACTGTTTTAAATTTATTACAAATGAATGTATAAGAGCAAACAATGTAGTGTATATTGGCTGAATTGTACTAATTTTTAGTATTTGCCATAACATCAGTTTGTTCATATTGACTAATTTCCCAGTTCTGGGACATCCTGAATTTCACTGTACTGAAGTTGCTTAAAAGATCTCCATTTTGTTTCCATATGTGGTTCATAGGAAAACTTTGTAAACATCTAGGAAGTTTACAAGAATACCCACATTCCTctattctttaattttaaaaaaaaaattatacacaaGCACTTTAATGATAgttgcagtttattttttcagtttattttttgaaagatcaACACACTAATGTTAATATGAAGGTAGTGAATATTTGCTGATGTATTATAGACAGACAATCTGTGCACAACCACTTACAATGTTagcttatttcattaaatattaataaaaagggAGGATAGTATGGGAGAgacttaaaatactttttctctcAAGATCATGAATGACCACTATAGGTAGCACTTGACTTTGTataatttggaaaatgttttagatgcctttttttaactttttaatcaaGATTGTAGTAAAACAGTCGCATGCCTACCATTATGAAATTCTTGGCAGGTTTCATGCAtcagtggtttggtttggtttttttttttttactttttagaaaatattttgtttagtgaTTTGTGTCAAATTGCTACAATTTGAAAGGTATTGTACATCAGAAGAAGTACCATGTTTTTTATATAGGTTCACTCCCTTACTTAGGGAGGTGCCTCGTGTTCATATATActttttgtataaaatatatctaaaaatgTTGATCACAAGATCAGGagtaaaaatacttttatggATAGAGAAATATTTGGCCCTGTTAGTGCATTGCACTAAAAATACTGTGAATGGGAACTGGTCTGTAGCTGTTGCTCAAAATGTTCTATATTGAATGTACATGCTTTTGTTTGGATAAATGTACTGTATTTGATGGAAAATAAAG
This region includes:
- the ZNF800 gene encoding zinc finger protein 800 isoform X1, whose product is MPLRDKCCQTDHRHHGCCEPVHLLEPGDPPLLQQPLQTSKSGIQQIIECFRSGTKQLKHILLKDVDTIFECKLCRSLFRGLPNLITHKKFYCPPSLQMDDNLPDINDKQSQAINDLLEAIYPRVDKQEYVIKLEPIETNQNAVFQYVSRTDSPDENVESSSTPDQAPVQIQEPSIEQPKTLSAPAPVPAGETVELPPADPVTNKVIPTPEEQPPAVNPELDSLDNSDFGHQLICCLCRKEFHSRRSVRRHIRKVHKKKMEELKKYIETKKKPNQCSAKGRNKNVLVTLGRSCPVCYKSFATKANVRRHFDEVHRGLRRDSITPDIATKPGQPLFLDTVSAKKSFKTRKQKSSSKAEYNLTACKCLLCKRKYSSQIMLKRHMQIVHKITLSGKNSKREKGPNNTANGTEIKVKVEPADSVEPSPPSIALSPQNELKGTNHSNEKKSTPSAQKNKVKQDPENPKSTSKSTTKSTCKSTTKSTSKSTNTSAAGGQQKTRKPKLSAGFDFKQLYCKLCKRQFTSKQNLTKHIELHTDGNNIYVKYYRCPLCSYETRRKRDVIRHITVVHKKSPRYLGKITASLEIRAIKKPIDLVLNKVTKRGPQRDETKQIGSKQDVTSNSPNKKYEGADVGIEVKVTKNFSLHRCSKCGKAFARKAFLEHHKKTHKANVSHSPEENKTKGRSTRSKAVVWFK
- the ZNF800 gene encoding zinc finger protein 800 isoform X2 — protein: MPLRDKCCQTDHRHHGCCEPVHLLEPGDPPLLQQPLQTSKSGIQQIIECFRSGTKQLKHILLKDVDTIFECKLCRSLFRGLPNLITHKKFYCPPSLQMDDNLPDINDKQSQAINDLLEAIYPRVDKQEYVIKLEPIETNQNAVFQYVSRTDSPDENVESSSTPDQAPVQIQEPSIEQPKTLSAPAPVPAGETVELPPADPVTNKVIPTPEEQPPAVNPELDSLDNSDFGHQLICCLCRKEFHSRRSVRRHIRKVHKKKMEELKKYIETKKKPNQCSAKGRNKNVLVTLGRSCPVCYKSFATKANVRRHFDEVHRGLRRDSITPDIATKPGQPLFLDTVSAKKSFKTRKQKSSSKAEYNLTACKCLLCKRKYSSQIMLKRHMQIVHKITLSGKNSKREKGPNNTANGTEIKVKVEPADSVEPSPPSIALSPQNELKGTNHSNEKKSTPSAQKNKVKQDPENPKSTSKSTTKSTCKSTTKSTSKSTNTSAAGGQQKTRKPKLSAGFDFKQLYCKLCKRQFTSKQNLTKHIELHTDGNNIYVKYYRCPLCSYETRRKRDVIRHITVVHKKSPRYLGKITASLEIRAIKKPIDLVLNKVTKRGPQRDETKQIGSKQDVTSNSPNKKYEGADVGIEVKVTKNFSLHRCSKCGKAFARKAFLEHHKKTHKANVSHSPEENKTKGRSTRSKAVV